One Denticeps clupeoides chromosome 12, fDenClu1.1, whole genome shotgun sequence genomic window carries:
- the LOC114800417 gene encoding protein-arginine deiminase type-2-like: MIPPRTLRIETGTVTRALYVIGTELCVNPGRNAPPGAARFSVDSTHAVRCRVVPGIPDGHAPPGLYPLTAASVLFITMETISELANDSKLSVTFYGEKNKDLGKAVVHITAVEISLDVDADRDGVVEKNNPNKGSWQWGSDGHGAVLLVNCDSESKFRKKRDCESDAIVKVSDLKDMSHMIVRTNGPSQLPEGYKLVLHISQTDAESVRIFRRRSEGTHGVISTLFSIFVKEFPVVLSSDVLSQEVPYLGGTSEVEFFVEGLRFPDKDFEGLVTINLSLLEPCSENFPETPIFTDKVVFRVAPWIMTPNTLKPVEVFVCCTSDNYPFLKGMRKLVEDSGPKLRVCSENMNRGDRWMQDELEFGYIDAPHQGFPVVLDSPRNGELGDFPYEELLGPDFGYVTREPWTEEVTSLDSFGNLEVSPPVVVNGKSYPLGRIIIGVAFPTVTQGRNMTKVVQDFLYAQKVQDPIRLYSDWLVVGHVDEFMTFVPAPDKKGFRLLLASPDAGYKLLRKVQEEGHGQAKLFEGLEDADEITVDDLLSNEKLQAENRYVQNCIDWNRDVLKRELGLDDEDIIDLPILFTILEDDRAAAYYPDMVNMIVLGKNLGVPKPFGPKVNGRCALEAEMCSLMAQLGLRCTFIDDFASYHKLLGEVHCGSNVRREPFKTKWWSLKL, translated from the exons GAACGCTCCCCCCGGGGCCGCTCGCTTCTCTGTGGACAGCACCCACGCAGTGCGATGCAGAGTTGTTCCGGGCATTCCGGACGGGCACGCGCCGCCCGGGCTCTATCCCCTCACTGCTGCCTCTGTGCTATTCATCACCATGGAGACCATCAGTGAGCTTGCCAATGACAGCAAG CTCTCTGTGACGTTTTATGGAGAAAAGAATAAGGACCTGGGGAAAGCGGTCGTGCATATCACTGCAGTGG AAATCTCTCTAGATGTGGACGCCGATAGAGATGGTGTGGTGGAGAAAAACAACCCAAACAAG ggCTCTTGGCAGTGGGGTTCAGATGGACACGGGGCCGTCCTTTTGGTGAATTGTGACTCTGAGTCAAAATTCAGGAAGAAGAGGGACTGTGAGTCAGACGCTATCGTTAAAGTGTCAG ATCTGAAGGACATGTCCCACATGATCGTGCGCACAAATGGGCCTTCTCAGCTACCAGAAGGCTACAAACTGGTCCTCCACATTTCCCAGACCGATGCAGAGAGTGTCCGCATCTTCAGGAGAAGATCAGAAGGCACCCACGGCGTCATCA GCACGCTGTTTTCCATCTTTGTGAAGGAGTTTCCTGTGGTTCTGAGCAGTGACGTGTTGTCTCAGGAGGTGCCCTACCTTGGTGGCACCAGTGAGGTGGAGTTTTTTGTGGAGGGACTGAGATTCCCGGACAAGGATTTTGAAGGCCTGGTTACCATTAACCTCAGTCTACTGGAGCCCTGTTCTGAG AACTTCCCTGAGACGCCCATCTTTACCGACAAGGTTGTGTTTCGTGTGGCCCCCTGGATCATGACACCGAATACCCTTAAGCCGGtggaggtgtttgtgtgttg TACTTCAGATAACTACCCATTCCTGAAAGGCATGAGAAAACTAGTGGAAGACAGCGGGCCCAAGCTCCGAGTGTGTTCTGAGAACATGAATCGAGGCGACCGGTGGATGCAG GATGAGTTGGAGTTTGGCTACATTGACGCCCCACATCAGGGTTTCCCTGTGGTGTTGGACTCACCACGGAACGGAGAGCTGGGTGACTTCCCTTATGAGGAGCTTCTG GGCCCAGACTTCGGTTATGTGACCAGGGAGCCTTGGACTGAAGAAGTGACAAGTCTGGATTCCTTTGGGAACCTGGAAGTGAGTCCTCCTGTGGTTGTGAATGGGAAAAGCTACCCACTGGGCCGGATCATCATAGGAGTTGCTTTCCCTAC AGTGACTCAGGGCCGCAACATGACCAAAGTGGTGCAAGACTTCCTTTATGCACAGAAGGTTCAAGATCCCATCAGACTGTACTCTGACTGGCTGGTGGTTGGACATGTGGATGAATTCATGACCTTCGTTCCAGCCCCTGACAAGAAG GGGTTCCGGTTGCTGCTGGCCAGTCCTGATGCAGGGTACAAACTCCTCCGAAAGGTGCAGGAGGAGGGTCACGGACAGGCCAAGCTGTTCGAGG GGTTAGAGGACGCAGACGAGATCACAGTGGATGATCTTCTGAGCAATGAGAAGCTTCAGGCAGAGAACAGATACGTACAA AACTGCATCGACTGGAACAGAGACGTGCTGAAGAGGGAGCTGGGTTTGGATGATGAAGATATCATCGACTTGCCCATTCTGTTTACAATTCTTGAAGATGATAGAGCTGCAGCGTATTATCCAGATATG GTGAACATGATAGTGCTGGGGAAGAACCTCGGCGTGCCCAAACCGTTCGGACCCAAAGTGAACGGCCGCTGCGCCCTGGAGGCGGAGATGTGCTCCCTGATGGCGCAGCTGGGCCTCAGATGCACCTTCATCGACGATTTTGCCTCCTACCACAAACTGCTGGGAGAGGTGCACTGTGGCTCCAACGTGCGCAGAGAGCCCTTCAAAACCAAGTGGTGGAGCCTGAAGCTGTGA